A stretch of Janibacter endophyticus DNA encodes these proteins:
- a CDS encoding branched-chain amino acid ABC transporter substrate-binding protein — protein sequence MSKRSVISAGALLLATSLTLSACGTRGDDSDGGSGGSAGGDDKVVKIGVIAPLSGDLSALGKGIENSVDLAIKQANESGDLDGWKIEIAAEDDQANPDVGKNAASKLAGDKDVIGVVGTLNSSVAGTVAPVLNTAKIVQVSPANTGVSLTKGEDTENPQRPYANYFRTCTTDAIQGPFAARYLFEKAGIKEVATIHDKKAYGQGLVESFTEEYEKLGGKIVAAETINPDDDKYDAVVTSVKAKNPKAVYYGGEYPQAGPLSQQMKAQGLDVPIMGGDGIFSPEFVKLAGKTSNGDLATSIGAPTAKLDSAKAFVDAYEAGGYSDPYEAYGAQSYDAANAIINAIKVSLKDADSVEGARQATIDAMKDVSFDGATGKVAFDEFGDTTTRILTAYEVKDGAWTDVSTEEFTDK from the coding sequence GTGTCCAAGCGTTCCGTCATCTCTGCGGGGGCCCTGCTCCTCGCTACCTCCCTGACCTTGTCGGCCTGCGGCACCCGCGGCGACGACAGCGACGGCGGCTCCGGCGGCTCCGCTGGCGGCGACGACAAGGTCGTCAAGATCGGCGTCATCGCCCCGCTCTCCGGCGACCTCTCGGCCCTCGGCAAGGGCATCGAGAACTCGGTCGACCTCGCGATCAAGCAGGCCAACGAGTCGGGTGACCTCGACGGCTGGAAGATCGAGATCGCGGCCGAGGACGACCAGGCCAACCCCGACGTCGGCAAGAACGCCGCCTCGAAGCTCGCGGGCGACAAGGACGTCATCGGCGTCGTCGGCACCCTGAACTCCTCCGTGGCGGGCACCGTCGCCCCGGTCCTCAACACCGCCAAGATCGTCCAGGTCTCCCCGGCCAACACCGGTGTCTCCCTGACGAAGGGCGAGGACACCGAGAACCCGCAGCGCCCCTACGCCAACTACTTCCGCACCTGCACGACGGACGCCATCCAGGGCCCCTTCGCCGCCCGCTACCTCTTCGAGAAGGCCGGCATCAAGGAGGTCGCGACGATCCACGACAAGAAGGCCTACGGCCAGGGTCTCGTCGAGTCGTTCACGGAGGAGTACGAGAAGCTCGGCGGCAAGATCGTCGCCGCCGAGACGATCAACCCCGACGACGACAAGTACGACGCCGTCGTCACCTCCGTCAAGGCCAAGAACCCGAAGGCGGTCTACTACGGCGGCGAGTACCCGCAGGCCGGCCCGCTGAGCCAGCAGATGAAGGCCCAGGGTCTCGACGTCCCGATCATGGGCGGCGACGGCATCTTCTCGCCGGAGTTCGTCAAGCTCGCCGGCAAGACCTCCAACGGCGACCTCGCGACCTCCATCGGCGCGCCGACCGCGAAGCTCGACTCCGCGAAGGCCTTCGTCGACGCGTACGAGGCCGGCGGCTACTCCGACCCCTACGAGGCGTACGGCGCGCAGTCGTACGACGCGGCCAACGCGATCATCAACGCGATCAAGGTCTCCCTCAAGGACGCCGACTCCGTCGAGGGTGCCCGCCAGGCCACCATCGACGCGATGAAGGACGTCTCCTTCGACGGCGCCACCGGCAAGGTCGCCTTCGACGAGTTCGGCGACACCACGACCCGCATCCTCACGGCCTACGAGGTCAAGGACGGTGCGTGGACCGACGTCTCCACCGAGGAGTTCACCGACAAGTGA
- the uvrC gene encoding excinuclease ABC subunit UvrC has product MADPASYRPAPGSIPAEPGVYRFRDAHDRVIYVGKAKSLRSRLSSYFQDVGGLHPRTATMVRTGASVEWTVVSTEVEALQLEYAWIKEFDPRFNVKYRDDKSYPYLAVTMSEEYPRAMVMRGSKRKGNRYFGPYTHAWAIRETLDLLLRVFPVRTCSNGVFRRAEQVGRPCLLGYIDKCSAPCVGRVDADEHRAIAEELCDFLAGSSDRFVKRLETRMREASAELDFEQAARLRDDIGALTKALEKSVVVLPDGTDADVFALADDELEVAIQVFHVRGGRIRGQRGWVAEKDAESLPEVVEHLLQRVYGDEGGEDVPREVLVPVLPSDPGAMSSWLGQRRGSQVDLRVPRRGDKRALLETVARNATQALARHKVARAGDLTARSQALQDIQEALGLEDAPLRIECFDISHIQGQEVVGSMVVFEDGLPRKSEYRRFIVRGDVDGRKDDTAAMHEVLTRRLRHLLAVDPGEGVAGPVDEETGRPRRFAYPPNLVVVDGGAPQVAAAQAVLDELGIDDVALVGLAKRLEELWLPGEDFPVLLPRTSEGLYLLQRVRDEAHRFAITFHRQRRSKAMTASALDGIPGLGEARRKALLTRFGSVKRLRAASVEELVAVPGIGPALAARLAAELGQDSAAPAVDPRTGEVLDDEGERS; this is encoded by the coding sequence GTGGCTGATCCAGCGTCCTACCGACCCGCGCCGGGCTCGATCCCCGCGGAGCCGGGGGTGTACCGCTTCCGGGACGCCCACGACCGCGTGATCTACGTCGGCAAGGCCAAGTCGCTGCGATCACGGCTCTCCTCGTACTTCCAGGACGTCGGCGGCCTGCACCCGCGGACCGCGACGATGGTGCGCACCGGGGCCTCCGTGGAGTGGACGGTCGTGAGCACCGAGGTCGAGGCGCTGCAGCTCGAGTACGCGTGGATCAAGGAGTTCGACCCGCGCTTCAACGTCAAGTACCGCGACGACAAGTCCTACCCCTACCTCGCCGTGACGATGAGCGAGGAGTACCCGCGTGCGATGGTCATGCGGGGCAGCAAGCGCAAGGGCAACCGCTACTTCGGGCCGTACACGCACGCCTGGGCCATCCGCGAGACCCTCGACCTCCTGCTGCGCGTCTTCCCCGTCCGCACGTGCAGCAACGGTGTTTTCAGGCGGGCCGAGCAGGTCGGGCGCCCCTGCCTGCTCGGCTACATCGACAAGTGCTCGGCACCCTGCGTCGGCCGGGTCGACGCCGACGAGCACCGGGCCATCGCCGAGGAGCTGTGCGACTTCCTCGCCGGCAGCTCCGACCGTTTCGTCAAGCGGCTCGAGACCCGGATGCGGGAGGCCTCGGCCGAGCTCGACTTCGAGCAGGCCGCCCGGCTCCGCGACGACATCGGCGCCCTCACCAAGGCGCTCGAGAAGTCCGTCGTCGTCCTGCCGGACGGGACCGACGCCGACGTCTTCGCCCTCGCCGACGACGAGCTCGAGGTCGCGATCCAGGTCTTCCACGTCCGCGGCGGGCGGATCCGGGGGCAGCGCGGCTGGGTCGCCGAGAAGGACGCGGAGAGCCTGCCGGAGGTCGTCGAGCACCTCCTCCAGCGGGTCTACGGCGACGAAGGGGGTGAGGACGTCCCCCGGGAGGTCCTCGTCCCGGTCCTCCCGAGCGACCCGGGCGCGATGTCGTCGTGGCTGGGTCAGCGCCGGGGGAGCCAGGTCGACTTGCGGGTCCCGCGTCGTGGCGACAAGCGGGCGCTGCTCGAGACCGTCGCGCGCAACGCCACCCAGGCGCTCGCCCGGCACAAGGTGGCCCGCGCCGGCGACCTCACTGCGCGCAGCCAGGCGCTCCAGGACATCCAGGAGGCACTCGGCCTCGAGGACGCGCCGCTGCGCATCGAGTGCTTCGACATCTCGCACATCCAGGGCCAGGAGGTCGTGGGCTCGATGGTCGTCTTCGAGGACGGCCTGCCCCGCAAGTCCGAGTACCGGCGCTTCATCGTCCGCGGCGACGTCGACGGCCGCAAGGACGACACCGCGGCGATGCACGAGGTGCTCACCCGACGGCTGCGTCACCTTCTCGCGGTCGACCCGGGCGAAGGGGTGGCCGGCCCGGTCGACGAGGAGACCGGGCGGCCGCGCCGCTTCGCCTACCCGCCGAACCTCGTCGTCGTCGACGGTGGCGCGCCTCAGGTCGCCGCGGCCCAGGCGGTCCTCGACGAGCTCGGCATCGACGACGTCGCGCTCGTCGGCCTGGCCAAGCGGCTCGAGGAGCTGTGGCTGCCGGGCGAGGACTTCCCCGTCCTGCTGCCGCGGACGTCCGAGGGCCTCTACCTCCTGCAGCGGGTCCGCGACGAGGCGCACCGCTTCGCCATCACCTTCCACCGCCAGCGCCGGAGCAAGGCGATGACCGCCTCGGCCCTCGACGGGATCCCGGGGCTGGGCGAGGCACGGCGCAAGGCGCTGCTGACCCGATTCGGGTCGGTGAAGCGGCTGCGGGCCGCGTCTGTCGAGGAGCTCGTGGCGGTCCCGGGCATCGGGCCCGCGCTGGCGGCGAGACTTGCGGCAGAGTTGGGCCAGGACAGCGCCGCGCCGGCGGTGGACCCGCGCACCGGTGAGGTGCTCGACGACGAGGGGGAGAGGTCATGA
- a CDS encoding QcrA and Rieske domain-containing protein: MTAEDNQVRTPSPSGLTRRGALVAPAVVVGGGLPLAGCGGGGSDSGASAGRVELAVADVPVGGGVVRDGVVVTQPTQGEFHAFDARCPHQGCAVNQVDETAIHCPCHGSTFDPTSGERTAGPAAEGLGAKEVAVDGDTLTVT; encoded by the coding sequence ATGACTGCTGAGGACAACCAGGTCCGCACTCCCAGCCCCTCCGGACTGACCCGTCGGGGCGCCCTCGTCGCCCCGGCCGTCGTGGTCGGCGGCGGGCTCCCCCTCGCCGGCTGCGGCGGGGGCGGGAGCGACTCCGGTGCATCCGCGGGACGTGTCGAGCTCGCGGTCGCCGACGTTCCGGTGGGCGGTGGCGTCGTCCGCGACGGGGTCGTCGTCACCCAGCCGACGCAGGGAGAGTTCCACGCCTTCGACGCCCGGTGTCCCCACCAGGGCTGCGCGGTGAACCAGGTCGACGAGACCGCGATCCACTGCCCGTGCCACGGGAGCACCTTCGACCCGACCTCCGGCGAGCGGACCGCTGGCCCCGCCGCGGAGGGTCTCGGTGCCAAGGAGGTCGCCGTCGACGGCGACACCCTGACGGTCACCTGA
- a CDS encoding gluconeogenesis factor YvcK family protein yields MTGSLAIPVGPRVGLPQPAVVALGGGHGLAVSLTALRYITETVTAVVTVADDGGSSGRLREDYSVLPPGDLRMALTALCDDSEWGHTWSEVLQHRFSGSGDLGGHALGNLLIVALWQLHDDPVAGLDLVGRLLQARGRVLPMSAVPLELTAQVRGVHPAGPDELSTVVGQVEIASTPGVVESIAVLPSDPPARREAIEAVRDADAVILGPGSWFTSVLTHLLVPELRQALVETNANRILTLNLESSGETQGFSAVRHLEVLASTAPELQIDCVLADPSVVDDRPGLEIACARVGAQLVVTQVAQPGRPGQHDALRLGAAYRDILELDTPGR; encoded by the coding sequence ATGACCGGTTCGCTCGCCATCCCCGTGGGCCCCAGGGTGGGCCTGCCGCAGCCGGCCGTGGTGGCGCTCGGCGGCGGCCACGGCCTCGCCGTCTCGCTCACGGCCCTGCGCTACATCACCGAGACCGTGACGGCCGTCGTCACGGTCGCCGACGACGGCGGCTCGAGCGGGCGGCTGCGCGAGGACTACAGCGTCCTCCCGCCGGGAGACCTGCGGATGGCGCTCACAGCGCTCTGCGACGACAGCGAGTGGGGCCACACGTGGAGCGAGGTGCTGCAGCACCGGTTCTCCGGGTCGGGCGATCTCGGCGGGCACGCGCTGGGCAACCTGCTCATCGTCGCCCTGTGGCAGCTGCACGACGACCCGGTCGCCGGGCTCGATCTCGTGGGGAGGCTGCTCCAGGCGCGGGGCCGTGTGCTCCCCATGTCCGCGGTGCCGCTCGAGCTCACGGCGCAGGTCCGGGGTGTCCACCCCGCCGGGCCCGACGAGCTGTCGACGGTCGTCGGGCAGGTCGAGATCGCCAGCACGCCCGGGGTCGTCGAGTCGATCGCGGTGCTGCCGTCGGACCCCCCGGCGCGGCGCGAGGCGATCGAGGCGGTCCGTGACGCCGACGCGGTGATCCTCGGTCCCGGGTCGTGGTTCACCTCGGTGCTCACCCACCTGCTCGTCCCCGAGCTGCGCCAGGCGCTCGTCGAGACGAACGCCAACCGCATCCTCACTCTCAACCTCGAGAGCTCGGGTGAGACCCAGGGCTTCTCCGCGGTGCGCCATCTCGAGGTGCTCGCGAGCACGGCACCCGAGCTGCAGATCGACTGCGTCCTCGCGGACCCCTCGGTCGTCGACGACCGGCCCGGCCTGGAGATCGCGTGCGCGCGCGTCGGGGCTCAGCTGGTCGTCACGCAGGTCGCCCAGCCGGGGCGACCCGGTCAGCACGATGCGCTGCGTCTCGGCGCCGCGTACCGTGACATCCTCGAGCTGGACACCCCGGGCCGATGA
- the whiA gene encoding DNA-binding protein WhiA: MAMTAKVKDELSRHEVTKTCCRKAEIAAVLRFAGGLHIVGGRIVIEAELDTANAARRLRRDIADVYGHRCEMIVLAAGGLRRGSRYVVRVTEEGEALARQTGLVDGRGRPVRGLPPKVVGGSRCDASAAWRGAFLAHGSLTEPGRSSSLEVTCPGPEAALALVGAARRLGVSAKAREVRGVDRVVIRDGDAISALLVQLGAHDAVLAWEERRMRREVRATANRLANFDDANLRRSARAAVAAGARVQRALEILADDIPDHLREAGQLRVQHKQASLEELGRLAEPPMTKDAVAGRIRRLLAMADKRAADLGIPDTEASLTPDMLDG; the protein is encoded by the coding sequence ATGGCGATGACCGCGAAGGTCAAGGACGAGCTGAGCCGGCACGAGGTGACCAAGACCTGCTGCCGCAAGGCCGAGATCGCCGCGGTGCTCCGCTTCGCCGGGGGCCTGCACATCGTGGGGGGCCGGATCGTCATCGAGGCCGAGCTCGACACCGCCAACGCGGCCCGGCGCCTGCGCCGGGACATCGCCGACGTCTACGGGCACCGCTGCGAGATGATCGTGCTCGCGGCCGGTGGCCTGCGCCGGGGCTCGCGCTATGTCGTCCGGGTGACCGAGGAGGGCGAGGCGCTGGCCCGCCAGACCGGTCTCGTGGACGGCCGGGGACGACCGGTCCGAGGTCTTCCCCCGAAGGTCGTCGGCGGCTCGCGGTGCGACGCCTCCGCAGCGTGGCGTGGTGCCTTCCTCGCGCACGGCAGCCTCACCGAACCCGGTCGCTCCTCCTCGCTCGAGGTGACCTGCCCGGGGCCGGAGGCCGCCCTGGCGCTCGTCGGCGCCGCGCGCCGGCTCGGTGTCTCGGCCAAGGCCCGCGAGGTCCGTGGGGTCGACCGGGTCGTCATCCGCGACGGCGACGCGATCAGTGCCCTGCTCGTCCAGCTCGGCGCCCACGACGCCGTCCTCGCCTGGGAGGAGCGGCGGATGCGCCGCGAGGTACGCGCGACCGCCAACCGTCTCGCGAACTTCGACGACGCGAACCTGCGCCGCTCGGCACGGGCCGCCGTCGCGGCCGGTGCCCGCGTCCAGCGAGCGCTGGAGATCCTCGCTGACGACATCCCCGACCATCTCCGGGAGGCCGGCCAGCTGCGGGTCCAGCACAAGCAGGCGAGCCTCGAGGAGCTGGGCCGCCTGGCCGAGCCGCCGATGACCAAGGACGCCGTCGCGGGCCGGATCCGCCGTCTGCTCGCCATGGCGGACAAGCGGGCGGCGGACCTCGGGATCCCGGACACCGAGGCCTCGCTCACCCCCGACATGCTCGACGGCTGA
- the gap gene encoding type I glyceraldehyde-3-phosphate dehydrogenase, with protein MTVRVGINGFGRIGRNFFRAVRASGADIEIVAANDLMDNASIAHLLKYDSVLGVLDAEVTSDDESITVDGKKIRIFAEKDPAAIQWGEAGADIIVESTGIFTDATKAKAHIDGGAKKVIISAPAKNEDATFVMGVNHEDYDPENHHVISNASCTTNCLAPMAKALHDELDIVKGLMTTVHAYTQDQNLLDGPHKDLRRARAAALSIIPTSTGAAKAIALVMPDLKGKLDGYALRVPTPTGSATDLTFEAGRETTVEEVNAIVKQAAEGPLKGFLKYTEDPIVSADIVTDPHSCIFDAGLTKVIGNQVKVVGWYDNEWGYSNRLIDLVALVGKSL; from the coding sequence GTGACCGTACGTGTTGGTATCAACGGCTTTGGCCGCATCGGCCGCAACTTCTTCCGCGCCGTGCGCGCGTCCGGCGCCGACATCGAGATCGTCGCCGCCAACGACCTGATGGACAACGCCTCCATCGCGCACCTGCTGAAGTACGACTCGGTCCTCGGTGTCCTCGACGCCGAGGTCACCTCCGACGACGAGTCGATCACCGTCGACGGCAAGAAGATCCGCATCTTCGCGGAGAAGGACCCGGCCGCCATCCAGTGGGGTGAGGCCGGCGCCGACATCATCGTCGAGTCCACCGGCATCTTCACCGACGCCACGAAGGCCAAGGCCCACATCGACGGCGGCGCGAAGAAGGTCATTATCTCCGCCCCGGCGAAGAACGAGGACGCCACCTTCGTCATGGGCGTCAACCACGAGGACTACGACCCGGAGAACCACCACGTCATCTCCAACGCGTCGTGCACGACCAACTGCCTCGCCCCGATGGCCAAGGCGCTCCACGACGAGCTCGACATCGTCAAGGGCCTCATGACCACGGTCCACGCCTACACCCAGGACCAGAACCTCCTGGACGGCCCGCACAAGGACCTGCGTCGCGCCCGCGCCGCCGCCCTGTCGATCATCCCGACCTCGACCGGCGCCGCCAAGGCCATCGCCCTCGTCATGCCCGACCTCAAGGGCAAGCTCGACGGCTACGCCCTTCGCGTCCCGACCCCGACCGGCTCCGCCACCGACCTCACCTTCGAGGCCGGCCGCGAGACCACCGTCGAGGAGGTCAACGCGATCGTCAAGCAGGCCGCCGAGGGGCCGCTCAAGGGCTTCCTCAAGTACACCGAGGACCCGATCGTCTCCGCCGACATCGTCACCGACCCGCACTCGTGCATCTTCGACGCGGGCCTGACGAAGGTCATCGGCAACCAGGTCAAGGTCGTCGGCTGGTACGACAACGAGTGGGGCTACTCCAACCGCCTCATCGACCTCGTCGCCCTCGTCGGCAAGAGCCTCTGA
- a CDS encoding branched-chain amino acid ABC transporter permease, with protein sequence MDLFLQQLVNGLTIGSLYALIAVGYTVVYGIVQLINFAHGEIFMIGAFGALSTYLILFQGQTALWILPIMIIGAMICSVGVAVLTERVAYRPLRGAPRLAPLITAIGISVFLQEFVRLFYDKIPGVDFPSAKQKIPFPQVDLVTGEALEIFGVTIQRAAVFTIGSLVLCGIALWFFISKTRTGRGMQAVSQDPDTARLMGINVDRTIVIAFAIGASLAAIAGVAQGLLNTNINFKMGFIAGLKAFTAAVLGGIGNVWGAIVGGLVLGIVETLVTQYTTLLPFGLDQFGGSSWKDVWAFALLILILVFRPQGLLGARVVDRA encoded by the coding sequence GTGGACCTGTTCCTGCAGCAGCTCGTGAACGGGCTGACGATCGGCTCGCTCTACGCGCTGATCGCCGTCGGGTACACCGTCGTCTACGGCATCGTCCAGCTCATCAACTTCGCGCACGGCGAGATCTTCATGATCGGCGCCTTCGGCGCGCTGAGCACCTACCTCATCCTCTTCCAGGGCCAGACCGCCCTGTGGATCCTGCCGATCATGATCATCGGCGCGATGATCTGCTCCGTGGGTGTCGCAGTCCTCACCGAGCGGGTGGCCTACCGGCCGCTGCGCGGCGCACCGCGCCTCGCCCCGCTCATCACCGCCATCGGCATCAGCGTCTTCCTCCAGGAGTTCGTCCGTCTCTTCTACGACAAGATCCCTGGCGTCGACTTCCCCTCGGCGAAGCAGAAGATCCCCTTCCCCCAGGTCGACCTCGTCACCGGTGAGGCCCTCGAGATCTTCGGCGTGACGATCCAGCGGGCGGCCGTCTTCACCATCGGCTCGCTCGTCCTCTGCGGCATCGCGCTGTGGTTCTTCATCTCGAAGACCCGCACCGGCCGCGGCATGCAGGCCGTCTCGCAGGACCCTGACACCGCTCGCCTCATGGGCATCAACGTGGACCGGACGATCGTCATCGCCTTCGCCATCGGCGCCTCGCTGGCCGCCATCGCCGGCGTCGCGCAGGGTCTGCTCAACACGAACATCAACTTCAAGATGGGCTTCATCGCCGGTCTCAAGGCCTTCACCGCCGCTGTCCTCGGCGGCATCGGCAACGTCTGGGGCGCGATCGTCGGCGGGCTGGTCCTCGGGATCGTCGAGACGCTCGTCACCCAGTACACGACGCTCCTGCCCTTCGGTCTCGACCAGTTCGGCGGCTCGTCGTGGAAGGACGTCTGGGCCTTCGCCCTCCTCATCCTCATCCTCGTCTTCCGGCCCCAGGGCCTCCTCGGTGCAAGGGTGGTGGACCGCGCATGA
- the rapZ gene encoding RNase adapter RapZ, with translation MTSEDVPEVYVVTGMSGAGRSTVAKVMEDLGWYVIDNLPTALLPQLVEMADAAAESGRGVPERKVGIVLDIRAQGFDDLDEAIERLRAKGWSIRLLFLDATDEALVRRFESVRRPHPLQQGGRLLDGIQAERERLSDLRSVSDLVIDTSGLNVHQLSRKIHPIISADVEHSVRLAVMSFGFKYGVPLDADFVFDMRWLPNPFWVPELRPFTGREEAVSGYVLGQEGAEEFLDAVVRLFEPVLAGYLRENRKYVTVAVGCTGGKHRSVAVAEALSRRLSSETVETFVVHRDLGQE, from the coding sequence ATGACGTCGGAGGACGTGCCGGAGGTCTATGTCGTCACGGGGATGAGCGGCGCCGGCCGCTCGACCGTCGCCAAGGTCATGGAGGACCTCGGCTGGTACGTCATCGACAACCTGCCGACGGCCCTGCTCCCGCAGCTCGTCGAGATGGCCGACGCGGCGGCGGAGAGCGGCCGGGGCGTGCCGGAGCGCAAGGTCGGGATCGTGCTCGACATCCGGGCCCAGGGCTTTGACGACCTCGACGAGGCCATCGAGCGGCTCCGGGCGAAGGGGTGGTCGATCCGCCTCCTCTTCCTCGACGCGACGGACGAGGCCCTCGTCCGCCGCTTCGAGTCGGTCCGCCGGCCGCACCCGCTCCAGCAGGGAGGACGTCTGCTCGACGGCATCCAGGCCGAGCGGGAGCGGCTCTCGGACCTCCGGTCGGTCTCCGACCTCGTCATCGACACCTCGGGCTTGAACGTCCACCAGCTCTCCCGCAAGATCCACCCGATCATCTCGGCGGACGTCGAGCACAGCGTGCGGCTCGCGGTGATGTCCTTCGGGTTCAAGTACGGCGTGCCGCTCGACGCCGACTTCGTCTTCGACATGCGGTGGCTGCCCAACCCCTTCTGGGTGCCGGAGCTGCGGCCCTTCACCGGCCGGGAGGAGGCGGTGTCGGGCTACGTCCTCGGGCAGGAGGGCGCGGAGGAGTTCCTCGACGCCGTGGTGCGGCTCTTCGAGCCCGTGCTCGCGGGATACCTGCGGGAGAACCGCAAGTACGTCACCGTCGCTGTCGGCTGCACCGGTGGCAAGCACCGCAGCGTCGCGGTGGCGGAGGCGTTGTCGCGCCGCCTCTCGAGCGAGACGGTGGAGACCTTCGTCGTGCACCGCGACCTCGGGCAGGAGTGA
- a CDS encoding type IV toxin-antitoxin system AbiEi family antitoxin domain-containing protein, producing MSDLTSLLELAAAQGGVVTTAQARALGWTRRALLEAVTRKELLHLCRSVYADPGRLPDGMPKGLAQAERHRLLCRGLLLVYPDAVLAACSAAVAHGLPTFTRTLSRCRLERPLKHQVDTLAACLRPRSGETTVMTELGPTVPVARAVAQIACIDGMTAGVVAGDAALHDELVSLADIQAVVDELCGQPGSAAAVAMLSHLDGRSESMGESRVRVLCNASGIEVIPQFVIEDELERFVGRVDLKVKGAMVVIEFDGEIKYGKDTDAVTAVLSEKKREERIRDLGYTVVRVTWSDLHNPTALLARIRAAIARAGKAPSPLAG from the coding sequence ATGAGTGATCTCACATCGCTGCTCGAGCTGGCCGCCGCCCAGGGCGGCGTCGTCACGACCGCACAAGCCCGAGCTCTGGGCTGGACTCGTCGCGCACTGCTCGAGGCAGTGACCCGCAAGGAGCTGCTGCACCTGTGCCGGAGCGTCTACGCGGACCCGGGACGGCTGCCCGACGGGATGCCGAAGGGGTTGGCCCAGGCGGAGCGGCATCGCCTCCTGTGCCGCGGGCTGCTGCTCGTGTACCCGGACGCGGTGCTGGCCGCGTGCTCCGCGGCGGTGGCGCACGGGCTCCCGACCTTTACCCGGACGCTGAGCAGGTGCCGGCTCGAACGACCGCTCAAGCACCAGGTAGACACGCTCGCCGCCTGTCTCCGTCCTCGCTCCGGCGAGACCACGGTGATGACGGAGCTGGGTCCCACGGTGCCGGTTGCTCGCGCGGTGGCACAGATCGCCTGCATCGACGGGATGACGGCCGGCGTGGTCGCGGGCGATGCGGCACTCCACGACGAGCTCGTGAGCCTCGCCGACATCCAGGCCGTCGTGGACGAGCTCTGCGGACAACCCGGCAGCGCGGCGGCGGTCGCCATGCTCAGCCACCTCGACGGTCGGTCCGAGTCGATGGGCGAGAGCCGGGTCAGGGTGCTGTGCAACGCGTCAGGGATCGAGGTCATCCCGCAGTTCGTCATCGAGGACGAGCTCGAGAGGTTCGTGGGCCGGGTGGACCTCAAGGTCAAGGGGGCGATGGTGGTCATCGAGTTCGACGGCGAGATCAAGTACGGCAAGGACACGGACGCGGTCACAGCCGTCCTCTCCGAGAAGAAGCGTGAGGAGCGGATCCGCGACCTCGGCTACACCGTCGTCCGGGTCACGTGGTCGGACCTGCACAACCCCACGGCGCTGCTGGCCCGGATCCGGGCCGCCATCGCGAGGGCCGGCAAGGCCCCTTCGCCCCTGGCCGGCTGA